A window of the Arachis duranensis cultivar V14167 chromosome 5, aradu.V14167.gnm2.J7QH, whole genome shotgun sequence genome harbors these coding sequences:
- the LOC107490174 gene encoding general transcription and DNA repair factor IIH subunit TFB5 — MVNAIKGVFISCDIPMAQYIINMNASLPASDKFIIHILDSTHMFVQPQVELMIRSQIAKFREDNTYVKPN; from the exons ATGGTTAATGCCATTAAAGGAGTTTTCATTTCCTG TGACATACCTATGGCTCAATATATCATCAATATGAATGCTTCACTTCCTGCATCTGACAAATTCATCATACATATTTTGGATAGTACCCACATGTTTGTTCAACCCCAGGTGGAACTAATGATAAGAAGTCAAATTGCCAAGTTTAGAGAGGACAATACATATGTCAAGCCCAATTGA
- the LOC107490173 gene encoding NAC domain-containing protein 75: protein MNNNKISNMSSVSSSDLIDAKLEEHQLCGGSKQCPGCGHKFESKPDWLGLPAGVKFDPTDQELIEHLEAKVESKNMKSHPLIDEFIPTIEGEDGICYTHPEKLPGVTRDGLSKHFFHRPSKAYTTGTRKRRKIQNECDLQGGETRWHKTGKTRPVMVNGKQKGCKKILVLYTNFGKNRKPEKTNWVMHQYHLGQHEEEKEGELVVSKIFYQTQPRQCNWSSDRSATTTIATAEGSGEPLQNSRRDSGSGSCSSKEINIGHKDEMSAVVGVTNTPITGFAHPLDIHHHLKSDHFSFIPFRKSFDEVGIGEASTAREVQASGSCDEVVHEHVNHHHQQQQQHHHHHQIXXXXXHPISTLISPPPLHHTSIILDDNSYQVSRIMLQNEHFQQQQQQHQQHHHKIGARSASGLEELIMGCTSSDIKEESSITNPQEAEWLKYSSYWPDPDNPDHHG, encoded by the exons atgaataataataagataagCAACATGAGCTCCGTGAGTAGCTCCGATCTCATAGATGCCAAGCTTGAAGAGCATCAGTTGTGTGGAGGATCCAAGCAGTGCCCCGGTTGCGGCCACAAGTTTGAATCCAAACCG gATTGGCTAGGTTTACCAGCAGGAGTGAAGTTTGATCCAACAGATCAAGAACTAATAGAGCATCTTGAAGCCAAAGTGGAGTCAAAGAACATGAAATCACACCCTTTGATAGACGAATTCATTCCCACCATTGAAGGTGAAGATGGGATTTGTTACACCCATCCTGAGAAACTTCCAG gAGTAACAAGAGATGGATTAAGTAAACACTTCTTCCATAGGCCTTCAAAGGCATACACAACAGGAAcaagaaagaggagaaagatTCAAAATGAGTGTGACTTGCAAGGTGGAGAAACGAGGTGGCATAAGACCGGTAAAACAAGACCGGTCATGGTTAACGGAAAACAGAAGGGTTGCAAGAAGATTTTGGTACTCTACACTAACTTCGGCAAGAATCGGAAGCCGGAGAAGACGAATTGGGTCATGCATCAATACCATTTGGGGCAgcatgaggaggagaaagaaggaGAGCTTGTTGTGTCCAAGATATTCTACCAAACTCAGCCTAGGCAGTGTAATTGGTCGTCCGATCGGAGCGCCACCACCACCATCGCTACGGCCGAAGGGAGTGGAGAGCCACTACAAAATAGTAGAAGAGATAGCGGAAGTGGAAGTTGTTCTTCTAAGGAAATTAACATAGGTCATAAGGATGAGATGTCTGCTGTGGTTGGAGTTACTAATACTCCAATCACAGGCTTCGCTCATCCCTTGGACATTCATCATCATCTCAAATCGGATCATTTTAGCTTCATCCCATTTAGGAAAAGCTTTGATGAG GTTGGAATAGGAGAGGCTTCAACAGCAAGAGAAGTTCAAGCATCAGGGTCATGTGATGAAGTAGTACATGAACATgtaaatcatcatcatcaacaacaacaacaacatcatcatcatcatcaaattNNNNNNNNNNNNNNACATCCAATCTCTACCTTGATATCTCCACCACCACTTCACCACACATCCATCATCTTAGACGATAATTCCTACCAAGTCTCCAGAATAATGCTCCAAAATGAACATTTCCag caacaacaacaacaacatcaacaacatCATCATAAAATTGGAGCAAGGTCTGCGTCTGGTTTGGAGGAACTCATCATGGGGTGCACTTCTTCTGATATCAAAGag GAGTCATCCATCACAAACCCACAAGAAGCTGAATGGTTGAAATACTCTTCCTATTGGCCAGACCCTGACAACCCGGATCATCATGGGTAG